One region of Halomonas huangheensis genomic DNA includes:
- a CDS encoding bifunctional GNAT family N-acetyltransferase/carbon-nitrogen hydrolase family protein — translation MPIDDLQLNLRNLTTDDYPQLKPLMDRVYHDIGGAWPKLTIDRLINEFPDGQIVIEDDGKLIGVALTAQVDYEQFSNPHRYDDLIGQRETIQNASDGDSMYGIDVLIDPEYRGYRLGRRLYEARKEVCRQLNLKAILAGGRIPEYHLVADEMSPTEYIDKVARKELHDPILSFQLANDFQVKRLLRKYLPEDEKSQGYATLLEWNNILYEPAELMLESRPTQVRVGAVQWQMREFASVEAVLQQVEYFVDALADYQSDFAVFPELFNAPLMGLQERADQQDQIAAIRFLAGFTERFKSEMSRMAVAYNINIIAGSMVEVGENGRLYNVAYLCHRDGSVERQAKLHVTPQERRDWMIEGGEALQVFDTDAGRIGILICYDVEFPELGRLLADQDMDMLFVPFWTDTKNGYLRVRHCAQARAIENECYVVLCGSVGNVPSIENLDIQYAQSSVFSPSDFAFPHDAVMAETTPNTEMIMFSDLDLSRLTIVRNEGSVTNLKDRRKDLFDLRLRDWSHKLGSLDSEDS, via the coding sequence ATGCCAATCGATGATCTGCAGCTTAATCTTCGTAATTTGACCACCGATGACTACCCTCAGCTCAAGCCGCTGATGGATCGGGTCTATCACGATATCGGCGGCGCCTGGCCGAAGCTCACCATCGACCGGCTGATCAATGAATTTCCCGACGGCCAGATCGTCATCGAAGACGATGGCAAATTGATAGGCGTGGCACTGACGGCGCAAGTCGATTATGAACAGTTCTCCAACCCACACCGTTATGACGACTTGATCGGTCAGCGTGAGACCATCCAGAACGCCAGTGATGGCGATTCCATGTACGGCATCGATGTACTGATCGACCCCGAGTACCGAGGCTACCGCCTGGGCCGAAGGCTTTACGAGGCCCGCAAGGAAGTCTGTCGTCAACTCAACCTCAAGGCGATTCTTGCTGGCGGACGTATCCCCGAGTACCACCTGGTGGCAGACGAGATGTCACCCACCGAGTACATTGACAAGGTGGCGCGCAAGGAGCTGCACGATCCGATCCTTTCCTTCCAACTGGCCAACGATTTTCAGGTCAAGCGCCTGTTGCGCAAGTATCTGCCCGAAGACGAGAAGTCTCAGGGCTATGCGACCCTGCTGGAATGGAACAACATTCTCTATGAGCCTGCCGAACTGATGCTCGAGAGCCGCCCAACTCAGGTGCGAGTGGGTGCGGTGCAGTGGCAGATGCGCGAATTTGCGTCAGTCGAGGCAGTGCTGCAACAGGTCGAATACTTCGTCGATGCGCTGGCCGATTACCAGAGTGATTTTGCAGTGTTCCCGGAGTTGTTCAATGCGCCGCTGATGGGTCTCCAGGAGCGTGCAGATCAACAGGATCAGATTGCTGCGATCCGCTTTCTCGCCGGGTTTACCGAGCGCTTCAAGTCCGAGATGTCACGCATGGCAGTCGCCTACAACATCAACATCATTGCCGGATCGATGGTCGAGGTAGGCGAAAACGGGCGACTCTACAACGTTGCCTATCTGTGCCATCGTGATGGGTCTGTTGAACGCCAGGCAAAATTGCACGTCACACCCCAGGAACGTCGCGACTGGATGATCGAGGGTGGTGAGGCATTGCAGGTCTTCGATACCGACGCTGGTCGTATCGGCATCTTGATCTGCTATGACGTAGAGTTCCCCGAACTCGGCCGTCTGCTCGCTGATCAGGACATGGATATGCTGTTCGTTCCCTTCTGGACCGATACCAAGAACGGCTATCTGCGCGTGCGTCACTGTGCCCAGGCACGTGCTATCGAAAACGAGTGCTATGTCGTGTTGTGCGGCAGTGTCGGCAACGTGCCATCCATCGAGAACCTGGATATTCAATACGCCCAGTCCTCAGTGTTCTCTCCCTCCGATTTCGCCTTCCCTCACGATGCGGTGATGGCCGAAACGACCCCCAATACCGAGATGATCATGTTCTCCGATCTTGATCTGTCACGGCTGACCATCGTTCGCAATGAAGGCTCAGTGACCAACCTCAAGGATCGCCGCAAGGATCTGTTTGATCTGCGTCTACGCGATTGGTCACACAAACTGGGCTCGCTTGATTCGGAAGATAGCTAG
- a CDS encoding DMT family transporter has protein sequence MPPLALLAPLGAVLIWSGNMTINQLTVGTIAPSSIAFLRWVLALLVLTPCVLPRVWRERNEIRRQWWRLAVLGLLGMALWQGLAYMAAATTSATNMGILAAMVPLLTILLSALVLREAPTWGGISGGIVALIGVMWLLSRGNPGALTRLDVATGDGLMVIAAICYALYGVMLKRWAMSISAWVMLYMQAVFATLFLLPGYLSGPMTPISSDNIGLIAYAGIPASIITTYLWMTAIRHIGASRSSIFINLMPVFSALIAMLWLDERLATYHFSGGLLVLCGVLLAQLVNRPLVDTGSCRYTR, from the coding sequence ATGCCACCACTTGCTTTACTGGCACCTCTCGGCGCGGTGCTGATCTGGTCCGGCAACATGACCATCAATCAACTGACCGTAGGCACCATTGCACCCAGCAGTATCGCCTTTCTGCGTTGGGTGTTGGCACTACTGGTGTTGACGCCTTGCGTGCTACCCAGGGTCTGGCGGGAACGCAATGAGATTCGCCGTCAATGGTGGCGTCTGGCAGTACTCGGGCTACTCGGTATGGCGCTGTGGCAAGGGCTGGCCTATATGGCTGCTGCTACCACAAGTGCCACCAACATGGGGATTCTGGCAGCCATGGTGCCGCTGCTGACGATCCTGCTGAGTGCTCTGGTGCTGCGTGAGGCACCCACCTGGGGCGGCATCAGCGGCGGCATCGTCGCGCTGATAGGCGTTATGTGGCTACTCAGTCGTGGCAATCCCGGTGCCTTGACCCGCCTTGATGTAGCAACCGGTGATGGCCTGATGGTGATCGCAGCGATCTGTTATGCCCTGTATGGGGTAATGCTCAAGCGCTGGGCCATGTCGATTTCTGCCTGGGTCATGCTGTACATGCAGGCGGTCTTCGCCACGTTGTTCCTGCTGCCGGGCTACCTATCGGGACCAATGACACCGATCAGTTCGGACAATATCGGTCTGATTGCCTATGCCGGCATCCCAGCCTCGATCATCACCACCTATCTGTGGATGACCGCCATCCGACATATCGGCGCCAGCCGCTCGAGCATCTTCATCAATCTGATGCCTGTCTTCAGTGCGCTGATTGCCATGCTTTGGCTCGACGAGCGACTCGCGACGTACCATTTCAGCGGAGGCCTGCTGGTACTGTGCGGGGTGCTGTTGGCACAGTTGGTCAACCGGCCGCTGGTTGACACAGGTTCCTGTCGCTACACACGCTAG
- a CDS encoding DUF3541 domain-containing protein, whose product MEYIRKASRPIWKVALVALLLTSLPVGQVLAGTGSAAPQTVEAVQDDPYQQAAAEIRAIYEAHLDTLSDDKQRHYGQRLWRLTGDADYLALNEAYGKQLMAELADYDAAVHSEEGITERNQQLLESYATDSEKNRLRRAMFSERPEMLLPTRLLFRLAQAHYHGLLDKISPQGLARLEAAVMSVDWQAFLTDPDVLSIYAAQVANDVAFLHQLGLVDLRSDVMHAFQKLYPEERIATLSHAEYRNWLYGMTHIVIAYSHYYQRLVPESEVSWIIDAFQREGPGLVDSVKEDILAEIALSMQLAGREDLPLVDMIRDHLLEVRDAEIGIIPGDDGDLSLSDGEHRNVLAIMVLGWSGQLTPGPDLGDWWQTGRFENRPVVTP is encoded by the coding sequence ATGGAGTACATTCGGAAGGCTTCGCGTCCAATCTGGAAGGTAGCGCTGGTTGCCTTGTTGTTGACGAGCTTGCCAGTGGGGCAAGTGCTTGCCGGTACTGGATCTGCCGCTCCACAGACTGTAGAAGCTGTACAGGATGATCCTTATCAGCAGGCTGCAGCGGAAATACGGGCTATCTATGAGGCGCACCTGGACACTCTCTCCGACGACAAGCAGCGCCATTACGGGCAACGCCTCTGGCGGCTGACCGGGGACGCCGACTACCTGGCTCTCAATGAAGCTTATGGTAAGCAACTGATGGCAGAGCTGGCGGATTACGATGCTGCTGTTCATAGCGAAGAAGGCATTACCGAGCGCAATCAGCAACTGCTCGAATCCTATGCTACGGATTCAGAAAAGAACCGCCTCCGCCGCGCCATGTTCAGCGAGCGGCCCGAGATGTTGCTGCCGACTCGATTACTGTTTCGTCTCGCGCAGGCCCACTACCACGGTTTGCTGGACAAGATATCTCCACAAGGATTGGCACGACTGGAAGCTGCAGTGATGTCTGTGGATTGGCAGGCCTTCCTGACCGATCCTGATGTTCTCTCGATCTATGCTGCTCAAGTGGCAAATGATGTCGCCTTTCTTCATCAGTTGGGACTGGTCGACCTGCGTAGCGATGTTATGCATGCGTTCCAGAAGCTCTATCCTGAAGAGCGTATTGCCACTCTGTCACACGCGGAATACCGTAACTGGTTGTATGGCATGACGCATATCGTGATCGCCTACAGCCACTACTATCAGCGTCTGGTGCCTGAGAGTGAGGTGTCATGGATCATTGATGCCTTCCAACGTGAAGGGCCAGGCCTGGTGGACTCCGTCAAGGAAGATATTCTGGCAGAAATCGCCTTGTCTATGCAGCTGGCAGGTCGTGAAGACCTGCCATTGGTTGATATGATTCGCGATCATCTTCTTGAAGTGCGTGATGCCGAAATTGGCATTATTCCCGGTGATGATGGTGATCTGAGCCTGAGTGATGGTGAACATCGAAATGTGCTGGCTATCATGGTGCTTGGCTGGAGTGGCCAGCTGACTCCCGGGCCTGATCTCGGTGATTGGTGGCAAACCGGACGTTTCGAAAATAGGCCTGTGGTAACTCCCTGA
- a CDS encoding PEP-CTERM/exosortase system-associated acyltransferase produces the protein MCADTQSRKRVLLARFIDDFRIIIAHTDEQLQRAHELRYEVFLRELNYDLGADQHLALEQDIFDGRALHCLIEHRESGLTAGYVRLVFPSDDPENLLPLIHSTGHLFTAPELHPLHLPEHQVCEISRLVISRHFRSRVVPAVENAEARLPTRQFSSDQRRTFSLIVIALFLCSHALVTLSERRHIFALMESSLPRLLSLSGFHFQRVSTMIDYCGTRGTFYIDNQQASQDMIGDLNELYQHIERQLNQQLRELPQAYFRNVRFATNHRDQARESAGHSSQAP, from the coding sequence ATGTGTGCAGACACCCAGTCCCGAAAGCGGGTGTTGCTGGCCAGGTTCATCGACGATTTCCGCATTATCATCGCTCATACCGATGAACAGCTTCAGCGTGCGCATGAACTGCGCTACGAAGTATTCCTTCGTGAGCTGAACTATGACCTTGGCGCAGATCAACACCTTGCTCTGGAGCAGGATATCTTCGATGGCCGCGCGCTACACTGCCTGATCGAACACCGAGAGAGTGGTTTGACAGCGGGCTACGTTCGCCTGGTCTTTCCATCGGATGATCCCGAGAACCTTCTGCCGTTGATACATAGCACCGGCCATCTGTTCACAGCTCCTGAGCTCCATCCTTTGCACTTGCCGGAGCATCAGGTCTGTGAAATATCGAGACTCGTCATTTCAAGGCACTTTCGCTCCCGTGTGGTGCCTGCTGTCGAGAATGCGGAAGCCAGGCTACCTACACGGCAGTTCAGCAGTGACCAACGCCGAACCTTCTCGCTGATTGTCATTGCTCTGTTTCTCTGTTCCCACGCACTGGTAACACTCAGTGAACGTCGCCATATCTTTGCGCTGATGGAATCGTCCCTTCCTCGCCTACTGTCATTATCCGGGTTTCACTTCCAGCGCGTCAGTACAATGATCGACTACTGTGGTACTCGTGGAACCTTCTACATCGATAATCAGCAAGCGTCTCAAGATATGATTGGTGACCTCAATGAGCTTTATCAACACATTGAGCGTCAGCTGAACCAGCAACTCAGGGAGTTACCACAGGCCTATTTTCGAAACGTCCGGTTTGCCACCAATCACCGAGATCAGGCCCGGGAGTCAGCTGGCCACTCCAGCCAAGCACCATGA